In the genome of Acidobacteriota bacterium, one region contains:
- a CDS encoding cystathionine gamma-synthase, whose product MGFSTDAIHTGQEPDPATGAIIVPIYQTSTYVQDELGRHKGFEYSRTANPTRVALERNLARLEGGQFGFAFASGMAAINTVLTLFKSGDHVVAGRNLYGGTFRLFERVLKDFGFQFTYVDTTRLASIEEAIRDNTRLLFLETPTNPIMEITDIAAASELAHRRGLIVAVDNTFMSPYLQRPLELGADVIIHSTTKYLNGHSDGVGGAVVMNNAALAEKLKFLQNAAGAVPGPMDSWLVLRGVKTLAVRMRQHSENGLAVANFLAGHPRVKLVHYPGLPSHPQYELGRRQMRGPGGMLSFETGSISNARTVLNSVRLCSLAESLGGVETLISHPATMTHASVPPEERQRLGITDGIVRISVGIEDVEDLIADLDQALAKI is encoded by the coding sequence ATGGGATTTTCAACGGATGCGATTCACACTGGCCAGGAGCCTGATCCCGCCACCGGAGCCATCATCGTTCCGATCTACCAGACCTCCACTTATGTGCAGGATGAACTGGGCAGGCACAAAGGCTTTGAGTATTCGCGCACAGCCAACCCCACACGCGTTGCGCTCGAACGCAATCTGGCGCGCCTGGAAGGCGGGCAGTTCGGCTTCGCGTTTGCTTCGGGCATGGCGGCGATCAACACCGTGCTGACCCTTTTTAAGAGCGGCGATCACGTGGTGGCGGGGCGCAATCTTTACGGCGGAACGTTCCGCCTGTTTGAGCGCGTGCTCAAGGATTTCGGCTTCCAATTCACTTACGTGGACACGACACGGCTTGCGAGCATCGAAGAAGCCATCCGCGACAATACTCGACTGCTGTTTCTGGAAACACCCACCAATCCCATCATGGAAATCACGGACATTGCAGCGGCTTCAGAGTTGGCCCACCGCCGCGGATTGATAGTCGCGGTGGACAATACCTTTATGAGCCCTTACCTGCAACGGCCGCTCGAACTGGGCGCCGATGTGATCATCCACAGCACCACGAAATATCTGAACGGACATAGCGACGGAGTGGGCGGCGCGGTAGTAATGAACAATGCGGCGCTTGCCGAAAAGCTGAAGTTCCTCCAAAACGCCGCCGGCGCGGTGCCCGGTCCGATGGATAGCTGGCTGGTGCTGCGCGGTGTCAAGACGCTGGCCGTGCGAATGCGCCAGCACAGCGAGAACGGCCTGGCCGTGGCTAACTTCCTCGCCGGGCATCCCAGGGTGAAGCTGGTGCACTACCCCGGCCTCCCATCACATCCGCAGTATGAGCTGGGCAGAAGGCAGATGCGCGGCCCGGGCGGCATGCTCTCGTTTGAAACGGGCTCCATCTCGAATGCGCGGACCGTTTTGAACTCCGTCCGGCTATGCTCGCTGGCCGAGAGCCTGGGAGGGGTTGAAACGCTGATCTCGCATCCCGCTACGATGACTCACGCCAGCGTGCCGCCCGAAGAACGGCAGCGGCTGGGCATTACAGACGGCATCGTCCGGATCTCTGTGGGCATCGAGGACGTGGAAGACCTGATCGCCGATCTCGATCAGGCGTTGGCTAAGATCTGA
- a CDS encoding carboxypeptidase regulatory-like domain-containing protein gives MRRTLWKHSSWVRFGMILTAAFALSMPARLAAAEQMTTVHVQVNDAKTGDPIFQAHLTLRYRVQGGFMRRTRIVSYTAKTDKDGKTQFPVVPRGTITLMVTAPDHNTFGKEFEITRDNQLIDVKLQRPHEVL, from the coding sequence ATGCGAAGGACACTTTGGAAGCATAGCAGTTGGGTTCGGTTCGGGATGATTCTTACCGCTGCGTTCGCGCTCTCCATGCCGGCGAGGCTGGCGGCTGCCGAACAGATGACCACCGTACATGTGCAGGTGAACGATGCCAAAACAGGCGACCCCATTTTTCAGGCGCATCTTACGTTGCGTTACCGCGTGCAGGGTGGGTTCATGCGGCGCACCAGGATTGTCTCCTATACTGCGAAGACTGATAAGGACGGCAAGACCCAGTTTCCGGTTGTGCCCAGGGGCACTATCACGCTGATGGTGACCGCGCCTGACCACAATACATTCGGTAAAGAGTTCGAAATCACAAGGGACAATCAACTCATCGACGTAAAACTTCAGAGGCCTCACGAAGTTCTGTAG
- a CDS encoding peptidylprolyl isomerase, giving the protein MEIRRRKTAIMISSSLMAGALGAMVSFAQTSPTPKPAGNPAAQSTTPAQASSPQKVVLKVGDSKVTQADVDFLIGNLNPQVRQAVATQGRKPVGDEYAMMVLLSQKAQNEHLDTAPEIQRKIAFEKLQILAQEEYQRIAQGIQVNPDEVNTYYAAHKSDFPEEAEIHEFVVTKRAADAKAGEPGLSAEEAKTRLAEIQKAVEAGTSMDDVAKKYNVANTVMVDPKSVAVRKGQMIPALDKAAFDLQPNQFSAPLETPRAVVMLQMLSRHQPDLKTVAPQIEDNLRQEKVRTTMEDMKAKANIWMDPDYFKEPASSTGASDTPKTPAQP; this is encoded by the coding sequence ATGGAAATTCGTCGCCGGAAAACGGCAATCATGATTTCAAGCAGTCTTATGGCTGGAGCTTTGGGAGCGATGGTCTCGTTTGCGCAGACTTCGCCCACGCCAAAGCCAGCGGGCAATCCCGCAGCCCAGAGCACAACCCCCGCTCAGGCATCATCGCCGCAGAAGGTGGTGCTCAAAGTGGGAGATTCCAAGGTTACCCAGGCGGACGTCGATTTCCTCATTGGCAACCTCAACCCCCAGGTCCGGCAGGCCGTGGCAACCCAGGGGCGAAAGCCTGTGGGCGATGAGTATGCCATGATGGTCCTGCTTTCCCAGAAAGCGCAGAATGAACACCTGGACACTGCGCCGGAAATCCAGCGGAAAATCGCGTTTGAAAAACTTCAGATCCTGGCCCAGGAAGAGTATCAGAGAATCGCACAAGGCATCCAGGTCAACCCGGATGAAGTTAACACTTACTACGCTGCACACAAGAGCGATTTCCCCGAAGAGGCGGAAATCCATGAGTTCGTAGTCACGAAGAGAGCGGCAGACGCAAAAGCAGGCGAACCGGGCCTTTCCGCCGAGGAAGCCAAAACGCGTCTGGCGGAAATCCAAAAAGCAGTCGAGGCCGGCACAAGCATGGATGATGTCGCAAAGAAATATAACGTTGCCAATACGGTCATGGTGGACCCAAAATCAGTGGCAGTCCGCAAAGGGCAGATGATTCCCGCCTTGGACAAGGCGGCTTTTGACCTTCAGCCAAACCAGTTCTCCGCGCCCCTGGAAACGCCGCGAGCGGTGGTTATGCTGCAAATGCTTTCACGACACCAGCCGGACTTGAAAACGGTGGCACCCCAGATCGAGGACAACCTGCGGCAGGAAAAAGTGCGCACGACAATGGAAGACATGAAGGCGAAGGCAAACATCTGGATGGACCCGGATTATTTCAAAGAACCTGCATCTTCAACAGGCGCCTCCGATACACCAAAGACTCCCGCGCAGCCCTGA
- the uvrB gene encoding excinuclease ABC subunit UvrB, with protein sequence MDFKLVSDYKPRGDQVTAIDQLVRGIEDGAQHQVLLGVTGSGKTYTVAKVIEAINRPALILAHNKTLAAQLYHEFKGFFPRNAIEYFVSYYDYYQPEAYIPSGDVYIEKEATINDELDKLRMSATRSLFERRDCLIVASVSCIYGIGSPEAYYGMLLLLEKGMKVRRQDVLRKLVEIQYERNDIDFRRGTFRVRGDVIEVFPTYEDNAYRIELWGDEVDSLAQIDPLLGQVKENLVRLPIYPRTHYVMPPEQRERAIEGILSELEWWRGELEKQVKMVEAQRVHQRTMFDVEMMKELGYCHGIENYSRHLSGRLPGEPPPTLLDYLPHDALMFIDESHQTIPQLHGMFKGDRSRKQTLVEYGFRLPSALDNRPLTFEEFEHRARQTVYISATPGPYELTKAGGEVIEQIIRPTGLVDPEIEVRPTRKQVDDLLDEIRKRAEANERVLVTTLTKRMAEDLAEYYAEVGVKCRYLHSEIETLERVKILRSLRRGEFDVLIGINLLREGLDLPEVSLVAILDADKEGYLRSAGALIQTMGRAARHLHGRAILYADRMTDSMRQAIAETDRRRARQIQYNEENGITPESIIKPVDMALAKIVEADYLTVPVEADAEEITSQVQLEEMIRSLENQMREAAKEFEFEKAAKLRDRVKALREKEAGFVPAVGEEAAGKGREA encoded by the coding sequence ATGGACTTCAAGCTTGTTTCCGATTACAAGCCGCGCGGCGATCAGGTGACCGCCATTGACCAACTGGTGCGCGGGATTGAAGATGGAGCGCAGCACCAGGTGTTGCTGGGAGTCACCGGCTCCGGCAAGACTTACACCGTTGCCAAGGTGATTGAGGCGATCAACCGGCCGGCGCTGATTCTCGCCCACAACAAAACGCTTGCGGCGCAGCTCTACCATGAGTTCAAGGGGTTTTTTCCCCGGAACGCCATCGAATATTTTGTGAGCTACTACGACTATTACCAGCCCGAAGCCTACATTCCCTCCGGCGACGTCTATATCGAAAAGGAAGCCACCATCAATGACGAGCTCGACAAGCTGCGCATGAGCGCCACGCGCTCGCTTTTTGAGCGCCGCGACTGCCTGATTGTGGCCAGCGTGAGCTGCATCTACGGCATCGGCTCACCGGAAGCCTACTACGGCATGCTGCTGCTTCTCGAAAAAGGCATGAAGGTGAGGCGGCAGGACGTGCTTCGGAAGCTGGTGGAAATCCAGTACGAGCGGAATGACATTGATTTCCGCCGAGGCACCTTCCGCGTGCGCGGCGACGTGATTGAGGTTTTCCCTACCTACGAGGACAACGCCTATCGCATCGAGCTTTGGGGAGACGAGGTTGATTCTCTTGCGCAGATCGATCCGCTGCTCGGGCAGGTGAAAGAGAACCTGGTGCGCCTGCCGATTTATCCCCGCACGCACTACGTGATGCCGCCTGAGCAGCGTGAACGGGCCATTGAGGGCATCCTGAGCGAGCTCGAATGGTGGCGCGGGGAACTCGAAAAGCAGGTGAAGATGGTGGAGGCGCAGCGGGTCCACCAGCGGACCATGTTCGACGTGGAAATGATGAAGGAGCTGGGCTACTGCCACGGCATCGAGAATTACTCTCGCCACCTTTCCGGCCGCCTGCCCGGCGAGCCTCCGCCCACGCTGCTCGATTACCTGCCACACGATGCGCTGATGTTCATCGACGAGAGCCATCAGACCATTCCGCAGCTTCACGGCATGTTCAAAGGGGACCGCTCACGTAAGCAGACCCTGGTGGAATACGGGTTCCGGCTGCCGTCTGCGCTCGACAACCGGCCGCTGACGTTTGAAGAGTTCGAGCACCGGGCCCGGCAGACCGTCTACATTTCTGCAACGCCGGGGCCTTACGAGCTGACGAAAGCCGGAGGCGAAGTCATCGAACAGATCATCCGGCCCACGGGGCTGGTGGACCCGGAAATCGAAGTCCGGCCCACCCGCAAACAGGTGGATGACCTTCTGGATGAAATCCGCAAACGCGCCGAGGCGAATGAGCGCGTCCTGGTAACAACACTGACCAAGCGCATGGCGGAAGACCTGGCGGAATATTACGCTGAGGTCGGAGTCAAATGCCGTTACCTCCATTCGGAAATCGAGACGCTGGAGCGCGTAAAGATCCTTCGCAGCTTGCGGCGCGGCGAGTTCGATGTGCTGATCGGCATCAATCTGCTGCGCGAGGGCCTGGACCTGCCGGAGGTTTCGCTGGTGGCCATTCTGGACGCCGACAAGGAGGGCTATCTGCGCTCGGCGGGCGCCCTGATTCAGACCATGGGACGCGCTGCGCGGCATTTGCACGGCCGGGCCATTCTTTACGCCGACCGGATGACGGACTCCATGCGGCAGGCCATCGCGGAAACCGATCGGCGGCGTGCCAGGCAGATCCAGTACAACGAGGAGAACGGGATCACTCCGGAAAGCATTATCAAGCCTGTCGATATGGCCCTGGCCAAAATTGTCGAGGCGGACTACCTGACGGTTCCAGTCGAGGCTGATGCGGAAGAGATTACTTCGCAGGTCCAGTTGGAGGAAATGATCCGCAGCCTGGAAAACCAGATGCGCGAAGCGGCAAAAGAATTTGAATTTGAGAAGGCCGCGAAATTACGCGACCGGGTAAAGGCCCTGCGCGAAAAAGAAGCAGGATTTGTTCCGGCCGTGGGAGAAGAAGCCGCCGGGAAAGGCCGGGAAGCATAA
- a CDS encoding DUF2520 domain-containing protein, with product MRARLEPTVAIVGPGRLGQALGRLLFGAGVRIEFVAARQFSRARKAARFIGGGRALTLKDRHLANAGVILMAVSDAAIAPAARKLSSFRKDWSGQIVLHTCGSLPASVLDPFKKRGAAIGSLHPYQTIPSPSAGVRNLPGCFWAVEGGSQAIAIARRWVKFLGGKSFTIAPEVKALYHLSAFLVCPTVVTLMDCSERLLREAGVPKKIIRPMLGKFVAETVNNFVEFGGRKSLTGPAVRGDWTTLQRHIAELERFAPEVIPAYVELVDLMLKVAGRAPGQGKKTRRAKASSTQGRAAMRRAK from the coding sequence ATGCGAGCTCGGCTGGAACCAACGGTTGCAATTGTAGGGCCGGGAAGGCTGGGGCAGGCCCTGGGCAGGCTGCTTTTCGGCGCCGGCGTGAGGATCGAATTTGTAGCCGCCCGGCAGTTTTCGCGAGCGAGGAAGGCCGCACGGTTCATCGGCGGCGGCAGGGCGCTCACATTGAAGGACCGCCATCTGGCGAATGCCGGCGTCATTCTGATGGCAGTTTCAGACGCCGCGATCGCTCCGGCCGCTCGCAAGCTTTCGAGCTTTCGCAAAGACTGGTCAGGGCAGATTGTTCTTCACACCTGCGGCTCACTGCCGGCATCCGTCCTTGACCCTTTCAAGAAGCGTGGCGCCGCCATCGGCTCGCTCCACCCCTATCAGACCATTCCAAGCCCTTCAGCGGGTGTACGAAATCTTCCCGGTTGTTTCTGGGCCGTGGAGGGTGGCAGTCAGGCCATTGCAATAGCCCGGCGATGGGTGAAGTTCCTGGGTGGAAAATCGTTCACTATCGCGCCTGAAGTTAAGGCGCTCTACCACCTCAGCGCGTTCCTGGTATGCCCGACGGTGGTTACGCTGATGGATTGCTCGGAGAGGCTGCTGCGCGAGGCCGGCGTGCCAAAGAAGATCATCAGGCCAATGCTTGGGAAATTTGTTGCGGAAACAGTAAACAACTTTGTTGAATTCGGCGGCCGCAAATCTTTAACGGGTCCTGCTGTGCGCGGAGACTGGACGACCCTCCAACGACACATCGCCGAGCTGGAGCGCTTCGCGCCGGAAGTGATTCCGGCGTATGTTGAGCTGGTTGATTTAATGCTCAAGGTTGCGGGCAGGGCTCCTGGACAAGGCAAAAAGACGCGCCGGGCCAAAGCCAGCAGCACCCAAGGCCGCGCAGCCATGCGCCGCGCAAAATAA
- the groL gene encoding chaperonin GroEL, translated as MANAKQIVHGAESRQAILRGVNKLADAVKVTLGPKGRNVVLDKKFGSPTITKDGVTVAKEIELPDSMENMGAQMVREVASKTSDVAGDGTTTATVLAQAIFREGVRNVAAGANPMAIKRGIETAVRTICGYDETKKDGSKKHIQGDLEKLSKPVEGGMIAQVGAVSANNDFTIGGIIAEAMKKVGKDGVITVEESRTMETELEVVEGMQFDRGYLSPYFVTDPERMECTLENPVILIHEKKISSMKDLLPLLEQIAKSGKPLVIVAEEVEGEALATLVVNKLRGTLQCCAVKAPGFGDRRKAMLEDIATLTGGKAITEDLGIKLENVKMEDLGKARKVTIDKDNTTIVEGGGKSEAIEGRVKQIRAQIEETTSDYDREKLQERLAKLVGGVAQIKVGAATETEMKEKKARVEDAMHATKAAVEEGIVPGGGVALARSIHALEKLKADEDEQIGINIVKRALEEPLRMIASNAGWEGAVVVEKVRANSNPNFGFNAQTETFGDLVEAGVIDPTKVTRTALQNAASIASLLLTTEALVSEIPEKEDKTPAMPPGGGGMGGMY; from the coding sequence ATGGCAAATGCAAAGCAGATTGTACACGGAGCGGAGAGCCGCCAGGCGATTCTCCGTGGCGTCAATAAACTGGCGGACGCTGTAAAGGTCACGCTGGGCCCCAAGGGGCGCAACGTGGTTCTCGACAAGAAGTTCGGCTCCCCGACGATCACAAAAGACGGCGTGACCGTGGCGAAGGAGATCGAGCTGCCAGATTCGATGGAAAACATGGGAGCGCAGATGGTGCGCGAGGTCGCCTCCAAGACGTCTGATGTGGCCGGCGACGGCACCACCACCGCCACGGTTTTGGCCCAGGCGATCTTCCGCGAAGGCGTGAGGAACGTCGCCGCGGGCGCGAACCCGATGGCCATCAAGCGCGGCATCGAAACCGCCGTCCGCACGATTTGCGGTTACGATGAAACGAAGAAGGATGGTTCCAAAAAGCACATTCAGGGTGATCTTGAAAAGCTGTCAAAGCCGGTCGAAGGCGGCATGATTGCCCAGGTGGGAGCGGTTTCAGCCAACAACGATTTCACCATTGGCGGCATCATTGCCGAAGCCATGAAGAAGGTCGGCAAAGATGGCGTCATCACCGTGGAAGAATCCCGGACGATGGAGACGGAACTCGAGGTCGTCGAGGGCATGCAGTTTGACCGCGGCTACCTTTCACCCTACTTCGTCACCGACCCCGAGCGGATGGAATGCACCCTCGAGAACCCGGTGATCCTGATCCATGAAAAGAAAATCAGCTCGATGAAAGATCTGCTTCCCCTGCTGGAACAGATTGCCAAGTCGGGCAAGCCCCTGGTAATCGTCGCCGAGGAAGTTGAAGGCGAGGCGCTGGCCACCCTGGTGGTCAACAAGCTGCGCGGGACCCTGCAGTGCTGCGCAGTGAAGGCCCCGGGCTTTGGCGACCGCCGCAAGGCCATGCTGGAAGACATCGCAACCCTGACCGGCGGCAAAGCTATCACCGAAGACCTCGGCATCAAGCTCGAGAACGTGAAGATGGAAGACCTGGGCAAGGCCCGCAAGGTCACCATCGACAAGGACAACACCACCATTGTCGAGGGCGGCGGCAAAAGCGAAGCCATCGAAGGGCGCGTGAAACAGATCCGGGCGCAGATCGAAGAAACCACCTCCGACTACGACCGCGAAAAACTTCAGGAGCGCCTGGCCAAGCTGGTGGGCGGAGTTGCCCAGATCAAGGTGGGCGCGGCAACCGAGACCGAGATGAAGGAAAAGAAAGCTCGCGTTGAAGATGCCATGCATGCCACCAAGGCCGCTGTCGAGGAAGGCATCGTTCCCGGCGGAGGAGTTGCGTTGGCTCGCAGCATCCACGCCCTTGAAAAGCTTAAAGCCGATGAAGATGAGCAGATCGGCATCAACATCGTAAAGCGGGCACTCGAAGAGCCGCTGCGGATGATTGCTTCCAACGCGGGCTGGGAAGGCGCCGTGGTGGTGGAAAAGGTAAGGGCCAATTCCAACCCCAACTTCGGCTTCAACGCCCAGACTGAAACCTTTGGCGACCTGGTTGAGGCCGGCGTCATTGACCCGACCAAGGTCACCCGCACCGCTCTCCAGAATGCTGCTTCCATCGCCTCACTGCTGCTCACAACCGAGGCGCTGGTGAGCGAAATTCCGGAGAAGGAAGACAAAACTCCTGCGATGCCTCCCGGAGGCGGCGGCATGGGCGGGATGTACTAA
- a CDS encoding co-chaperone GroES: MKLRPLQDRILIKRVEEKETVKGGIIIPDTAKEKPQEGEVVAIGHGKKTEDGKVIPLDVKVGDRVLFGKYSGNDIKIDEQEYLILREEEILGVLDTAKAAAGKK, from the coding sequence ATGAAGTTACGGCCATTGCAAGATCGAATCTTGATCAAGCGTGTTGAAGAGAAAGAAACCGTGAAAGGTGGAATCATTATCCCCGACACGGCAAAAGAAAAGCCCCAGGAAGGCGAAGTGGTCGCCATCGGTCATGGAAAAAAGACCGAAGACGGCAAGGTGATTCCGCTGGATGTGAAGGTGGGCGACCGCGTTCTTTTCGGAAAATATTCCGGCAACGATATCAAGATCGACGAACAGGAATACCTGATCCTTCGTGAGGAGGAGATACTGGGTGTTCTCGATACCGCGAAAGCTGCGGCAGGCAAGAAGTAA
- a CDS encoding peptidase M23, giving the protein MNWRTRIPKINLKFIQITNLHKPLTILAAVVIIAEIAALAVIIHHRRVAENTLAQEQVLAAGEARVIALKREVRLIREIPPKTTFSDFLSGQGLEANTIHEMVEDVRPVYNLSKVRAGNQVTLITTEQEGLKEISYEIDPEHVLWIRRQSPGFGASVTEIPFATRVAHLSGEVHSSLFNAVEDQGEQDQLALNFADIFAWDFDFNSDTQDGDRFEVIVEKKFLNGQFAAYGKILAAEYDSGKHNYQAVLFRSPAGEPAYYAPDGKAVKKAFLRSPLRFAAPITSHFSYHRFHPILKRYRPHLGIDYGVPVGTKVQSVGEGTVIFAGWGGGGGREVKIRHAMGYETFYLHLSRILVHGGERVQQGQTIALSGRSGLATGPHLDFRIEQRGQFRNFLALKLPPARSVSGDDWREFAKVRDRMLQELATLRSHKEGIEQASFKAPAASRTASQ; this is encoded by the coding sequence ATGAATTGGCGGACCCGGATACCGAAGATCAACTTGAAATTCATCCAGATCACCAACTTGCACAAGCCGCTGACCATCCTGGCGGCTGTCGTCATCATCGCCGAAATCGCAGCCCTGGCGGTCATCATTCACCACCGCCGCGTTGCCGAAAATACTCTCGCGCAAGAGCAGGTCCTTGCTGCTGGCGAGGCCAGGGTCATCGCATTGAAGCGCGAGGTACGCCTGATTCGTGAAATTCCTCCGAAGACGACCTTCAGTGATTTTCTTTCCGGGCAAGGGCTCGAGGCGAACACGATCCATGAAATGGTTGAGGATGTTCGCCCGGTCTACAACCTGTCAAAGGTCCGCGCCGGAAACCAGGTTACACTGATCACCACCGAACAGGAAGGCCTCAAGGAGATCAGCTACGAAATTGATCCGGAGCATGTGCTGTGGATCCGGAGGCAGTCACCCGGCTTCGGCGCCAGCGTGACGGAAATACCCTTCGCCACAAGAGTGGCCCATTTGTCGGGAGAGGTTCACAGCTCGCTGTTTAACGCGGTCGAAGACCAGGGCGAGCAGGACCAGCTTGCTCTTAATTTTGCCGACATTTTTGCGTGGGATTTCGATTTTAACAGCGACACGCAGGATGGCGACCGCTTTGAAGTTATCGTTGAAAAGAAATTTCTGAATGGCCAGTTTGCCGCCTACGGAAAGATTCTGGCGGCGGAGTATGACAGCGGCAAGCACAACTACCAGGCCGTGCTGTTCCGTAGTCCCGCCGGTGAGCCAGCCTATTATGCGCCCGACGGCAAGGCCGTGAAGAAAGCCTTCCTGCGGTCCCCTTTGAGGTTTGCGGCGCCCATCACGTCGCACTTCAGTTATCACCGTTTCCATCCCATCCTGAAGCGCTACCGTCCTCACCTTGGTATTGACTACGGCGTGCCGGTTGGAACGAAAGTACAGTCGGTGGGCGAGGGAACGGTGATTTTTGCCGGCTGGGGCGGAGGCGGCGGCCGTGAAGTCAAGATACGGCACGCCATGGGGTATGAAACTTTCTATCTTCACCTGTCCCGGATTCTGGTGCATGGCGGCGAGCGCGTCCAGCAGGGACAAACCATCGCTCTGAGCGGCCGCTCGGGCCTCGCTACAGGTCCGCATCTCGATTTCAGGATCGAGCAGCGCGGCCAGTTTCGGAATTTCCTGGCGCTCAAGCTTCCGCCCGCTCGCTCCGTTTCCGGCGATGACTGGCGTGAGTTTGCAAAGGTGCGCGATCGAATGCTGCAGGAGCTGGCAACTCTGCGCAGCCATAAGGAAGGCATCGAGCAGGCATCGTTCAAAGCGCCGGCCGCCTCCAGGACAGCTAGCCAGTAA
- a CDS encoding molybdenum cofactor guanylyltransferase → MPSVPDHPMYSIRFVDLTGFVLAGGASRRMGRAKASLQLDGRSMLERQIRLLRSVARRAVVVGGPPGYLDEYDAACVPDAIAGRGPLGGIYTALLGSRTEYSLVLGCDLPFVTRNLVTYLALRAMAEGNDATVPCSRDGRLQPLCAVYRRRALYAVRTRLGLRENKLSGFFPMVHCVTIPWRELAEAGFRTTVFDNMNTPEDYEYTRKTVEARGAVFN, encoded by the coding sequence TTGCCCTCGGTTCCAGACCACCCAATGTATTCCATCCGGTTCGTTGATTTGACGGGTTTTGTGCTTGCCGGAGGGGCCAGCCGGCGTATGGGCCGCGCGAAGGCGTCTCTTCAGCTTGATGGGCGATCCATGCTGGAGCGGCAGATTCGGCTGCTTCGTTCGGTGGCGCGGCGGGCAGTTGTTGTGGGAGGGCCTCCAGGCTACCTGGACGAATACGACGCAGCTTGTGTTCCTGACGCTATCGCAGGCCGCGGCCCTTTGGGTGGAATCTACACCGCCCTGCTTGGAAGCCGGACCGAATATAGCCTGGTTCTCGGATGCGATCTGCCTTTCGTGACCCGCAACCTGGTGACGTATCTGGCGCTCCGTGCCATGGCAGAGGGGAACGACGCCACCGTGCCGTGTTCCCGTGACGGGCGCCTTCAGCCGCTTTGCGCCGTCTACCGTCGGAGGGCGCTTTACGCCGTTCGGACGAGGCTGGGGCTGCGCGAAAACAAGCTCAGCGGTTTCTTCCCAATGGTCCACTGCGTCACAATCCCATGGCGGGAACTGGCTGAGGCCGGATTCCGTACGACGGTTTTCGACAACATGAATACTCCGGAAGACTATGAATACACCAGAAAGACGGTCGAGGCGCGAGGAGCGGTGTTTAACTAA
- a CDS encoding ATP-binding cassette domain-containing protein, with protein MAEYDSNEGKGQPYIQFLNVYKAFDELSVLIDVSFEVERGEMVVVLGRSGVGKSVTLKHILGFLQPDAGRVLVGGREVSAMKEEELFEVRRHVTMVFQSGALFDSLTAGENVAYPMRERMARGERLDENDIQSRVDKLLSLVDLNEVRDLMPSDLSTGMKRAVAIARSLAAEPEAILYDEPTTMVDPLMAETIGDLILKLKRQTGLTSVVVTHDMKLARKLADRVVFLVDGHVAYFGPMSRLGESHENVIQDFIRLDEVSLLPETSP; from the coding sequence ATGGCTGAATACGACTCGAACGAAGGTAAGGGGCAGCCCTACATCCAGTTTCTGAACGTGTATAAGGCATTTGATGAACTATCTGTGCTGATTGACGTTAGTTTTGAGGTCGAGCGTGGAGAAATGGTTGTTGTGCTGGGGCGCAGCGGCGTGGGCAAGAGTGTCACGCTTAAGCATATTCTTGGGTTTCTTCAACCCGACGCCGGCCGGGTGCTGGTTGGCGGCAGGGAAGTCTCAGCTATGAAGGAGGAAGAGCTTTTTGAGGTACGCCGCCACGTAACCATGGTTTTTCAATCAGGAGCGCTTTTTGACTCTTTGACAGCGGGCGAGAATGTCGCTTACCCGATGCGGGAACGCATGGCCCGCGGCGAGCGCCTGGATGAAAACGACATCCAGAGCCGAGTGGACAAGCTGCTGTCACTAGTGGACCTGAATGAGGTCCGTGATTTGATGCCTTCAGATTTGAGCACGGGCATGAAGCGCGCCGTTGCTATTGCGCGTTCGTTAGCGGCCGAGCCCGAAGCCATCCTGTATGACGAGCCGACTACGATGGTGGACCCGCTGATGGCCGAGACGATTGGAGACTTGATCCTGAAACTCAAGAGGCAGACCGGCCTGACTTCCGTTGTTGTGACCCACGACATGAAATTGGCCCGCAAGCTGGCAGACCGCGTCGTCTTCCTGGTGGATGGCCACGTGGCTTACTTTGGTCCGATGAGCAGGCTTGGCGAATCTCACGAGAATGTAATTCAGGATTTCATCCGACTTGACGAAGTATCTCTCCTGCCAGAGACCTCGCCATAG